One Osmerus mordax isolate fOsmMor3 chromosome 26, fOsmMor3.pri, whole genome shotgun sequence DNA segment encodes these proteins:
- the pip5k1ca gene encoding LOW QUALITY PROTEIN: phosphatidylinositol 4-phosphate 5-kinase type-1 gamma (The sequence of the model RefSeq protein was modified relative to this genomic sequence to represent the inferred CDS: inserted 2 bases in 2 codons; deleted 3 bases in 3 codons; substituted 1 base at 1 genomic stop codon), with amino-acid sequence MEGAEGALGLSEARDGSPLSGATASDDTDTVVGVSYGMDAGDMDAAARKAFITEMPSSSGLPGQGKKIGHRGVDASGETTYKKTTSSALKGAIQLGIGYTVGNLSSKPERDVLMQDFYVVESIFFPSEGSNLTPAHHFPDFRFKTYAPVAFRYFRELFGIRPDDYLYSLCNEALIELSNPGASGSVFYLTKDDEFIIKTVMHKEAEFLQKLLPGYYMNLNQNPRTLLPKFFGXYCVQSGGKNIRMVVMNNVLPRVVRMHLKYALKGSTYKAPRLKKERXEGPRPTFKDLDFMQDMPEGLLLDQDTHSALVKTLQRDCLVLESFKIMDYSLLXGVHNLDQAEREQQLEGSQGSSDEKRPVAQKALYSTAMESIQGGAACGESIDTDDTMGGIPAVNLKGERLLLYIVLIDILQSYRLIKKLEHTWKALVHDGGESSDDPSVGFTCSSSSPLPSGSSPLPSGSSPLPSGSSPLPSGSSPLGAEAGNAAETPGSPRVGLDSDRVSQVSGSGCTSQASVDDEDDVPITDIYFPPEDRTWVYSPLHYSEAKGLPDGEEESQTVMQPQREG; translated from the exons atgctGCTGCTAGAAAGGCCTTCATCACAGAG ATGCCCTCTTCCTCCGGCCTGCCCGGCCAGGGAAAGAAGATCGGCCACAGAGGAGTGGACGCGTCGGGGGAGACCACCTACAAGAag acCACCTCCTCTGCCCTGAAAGGTGCCATCCAGCTGGGCATCGGCTACACGGTGGGGAACCTGAGCTCCAAGCCTGAGAGGGATGTGCTCATGCAGGACTTCTACGTGGTGGAGAGCATCTTCTTCCCCAG tgaaggcagtAACCTGACCCCAGCACACCACTTCCCTGACTTCCGTTTCAAGACGTACGCCCCCGTCGCCTTCCGCTACTTCAGAGAGCTGTTTGGGATCCGACCCGACGACTACCTT tATTCCCTATGTAACGAGGCCCTGATCGAGCTGTCCAATCCCGGGGCCAGTGGCTCGGTGTTCTACCTGACGAAGGACGATGAGTTCATCATCAAGACCGTCATGCACAAGGAGGCGGAGTTTCTTCAGAAGCTGTTGCCTGGATACTACATG aaCTTGAACCAGAACCCTCGCACCCTGCTGCCCAAGTTCTTCG TGTACTGCGTCCAGTCTGGAGGGAAGAACATCCGGATGGTGGTGATGAACAACGTCCTCCCCAGGGTGGTCCGCATGCACCTCAAGTACGCCCTGAAGGGCTCCACCTACAAAGCGCCGCGCCTCAAGAAGGAGCGTTGAGAAGGCCCCCGGCCCACCTTCAAGGACCTGGACTTCATGCAGGACATGCCTGAGGGTCTGCTCCTGGACCAGGACACCCACAGCGCCCTGGTCAAGACCttgcagagagactgtctg gtgctggAGAGCTTCAAGATCATGGACTACAGCCTGC CTGGGGTGCACAACCTGGACCAGGCGGAGCGGGAGCAGCAG CTGGAGGGCTCGCAGGGCAGCAGCGACGAGAAGAGGCCCGTGGCCCAGAAGGCCCTC TACTCCACCGCCATGGAGTCCATCCAGGGGGGCGCTGCCTGTGGGGAGTCCATCGACACTGACGACAC GATGGGAGGTATTCCAGCAGTCAATCTGAAAGGC GAGCGCTTGCTCCTGTACATCGTCCTGATCGACATCCTGCAGTCATATCG CCTTATAAAGAAACTGGAGCACACATGGAAAGCGCTGGTTCACGACGGGGGTGAGTCATCAGATGACCCCTCAGTGGGCTTCACCTGCTCt tccagctctcccctgccctccggctcctctcccctgccctccggctcctctcccctgccctccggctcctctcccctgccctcggGCTCCTCTCCCCTGGGCGCGGAGGCCGGCAATGCGGCTGAGACTCCCGGCAGCCCCAGGGTGGGGCTGGACTCGGACAGGGTCAGCCAGGTGTCGGGCTCCGGCTGCACCAGCCAAGCCTCCGTCGACGACGAGGACGACGTGCCAATCACAGACATCTACTTC CCTCCAGAGGACAGGACCTGGGTGTACTCTCCTCTGCACTACTCGGAGGCTAAGGGCCTCccggatggagaggaggagagccagaCAGTAA TGCAGCCGCAGAGAGAAGGATAG